The following coding sequences lie in one Arachis ipaensis cultivar K30076 chromosome B03, Araip1.1, whole genome shotgun sequence genomic window:
- the LOC107633701 gene encoding uncharacterized protein LOC107633701 produces MNLKGVGDEVRCRAFPVSLAGPAIHWFNTLLQSSVTTFVDITHAFLAQFTTRIAKAKHPINLLGVTQRSGELIRKYLDRFNDECLEIDDLTDLVASLCLTNGLLNENFRKHLTTKPVWTMQEIQNVAREYSNDEEVSQVVAANKRQPAYNPARHPGNGKRSKEHSKDGGPAKAFKPFSRVGKFTNYTPLTAPIIEMYQQIADKGILSNPRQFKDRTRGNKNLYCDYHKDFGHKTQDCFDLKDALEQVIWEGKLAEFSHLIREPMRRDRDRSGDDWSRAMRPRQEHEEDNERGLTILNVVVGRDIAPRSKSACRKDAKVLVVSSSSPAPSFRRVSSMSFGPEDQWFDDLPENPPMVITARVRTDLVRRILVDTRADSNIV; encoded by the coding sequence atgaatcTGAAAGGTGTGGGTGATGAAGTGAGGTGTCGAGCCTTCCCCGTGAGCTTAGCAGGGCCGGCAATCCACTGGTTCAACACTCTCCTCCAAAGCTCCGTGACAACTTTTGTGGACATAACCCACGCATTCCTAGCTCAGTTTACCACGCGTATTGCTAAAGCTAAGCACCCGATCAACTTGCTAGGGGTGACGCAGAGAAGCGGGGAACTAATCAGGAAGTACCTGGATAGGTTCAATGATGAATGCTTGGAGATTGACGACCTAACCGACTTGGTGGCCAGTTTATGCTTGACGAACGGGTTGCTGAACGAGAATTTCAGGAAGCACCTTACCACCAAGCCCGTGTGGACGATGCAAGAAATCCAAAATGTGGCTAGGGAGTATAGCAATGACGAAGAGGTTAGCCAAGTCGTGGCAGCCAACAAGCGGCAGCCCGCCTATAACCCTGCTCGTCATCCCGGTAACGGGAAAAGGTCTAAGGAACACTCAAAGGATGGAGGGCCAGCTAAAGCCTTCAAGCCGTTCTCCCGAGTAGGGAAGTTTACTAACTACACTCCTCTGACAGCCCCGATCATCGAGATGTACCAGCAAATAGCCGACAAAGGCATCCTGTCGAATCCCCGACAATTTAAGGACAGAACTAGAGGGAACAAAAACCTTTACTGCGATTACCACAAGGACTTCGGCCACAAGACCCAAGATTGTTTCGATTTGAAGGATGCTCTGGAGCAGGTGATTTGGGAAGGTAAGCTGGCAGAGTTCTCTCACCTTATAAGAGAACCCATGAGGCGGGATCGTGACCGATCTGGCGACGACTGGAGCCGCGCCATGAGACCAAGGCAAGAGCACGAGGAGGACAATGAGCGCGGCCTCACCATTTTGAACGTCGTAGTCGGGAGAGACATCGCTCCCAGGTCGAAGTCGGCATGCAGGAAAGATGCCAAAGTCTTGGTTGTGTCATCGTCTAGTCCCGCGCCTTCCTTCAGGAGAGTCTCGTCAATGTCATTCGGACCagaggaccaatggttcgacgaCTTGCCGGAGAACCCTCCTATGGTGATCACAGCAAGGGTGAGAACTGATCTGGTCAGGCGAATCCTCGTAGACACCAGAGCCGATTCGAACATCGTTTGA
- the LOC110270322 gene encoding uncharacterized protein LOC110270322 — MTLEELTDFRLRDQLCGGGDEEGRYEVFVPADHERLCQLNLNTPRIADWLWVYKAMFTVLGVHLPFSPFQMALLNRCDVTPSQLYPNSWATIRCFEMVCEYLELPASVEVFLWLFALTNPSRRVGTRRDSCLSGLLKGDESSALSRIRFMALKISSSKSDLPRECIFFG, encoded by the coding sequence ATGACACTAGAGGAGTTAACGGACTTCCGCCTCCGTGACCAGCTATGCGGGGGTGGTGACGAGGAGGGACGCTACGAAGTATTCGTCCCTGCCGACCACGAACGCCTCTGCCAGCTCAACCTCAACACCCCCCGAATTGCCGACTGGTTGTGGGTGTACAAAGCGATGTTCACCGTCTTGGGGGTCCACCTGCCCTTCTCTCCTTTTCAAATGGCCCTTTTAAACCGATGCGACGTGACTCCATCGCAGCTGTATCCGAATAGTTGGGCTACTATTCGGTGCTTCGAAATGGTTTGCGAGTACCTCGAGTTGCCGGCCTCCGTTGAGGTGTTCTTGTGGTTGTTTGCTTTGACGAACCCTTCAAGGAGGGTAGGCACAAGAAGGGATTCATGTCTTTCCGGACTGCTCAAGGGAGACGAATCTTCGGCACTTTCGAGGATTCGTTTCATGGCTTTAAAGATAAGTTCTTCAAAGTCCGACCTGCCGAGGGAGTGCATCTTTTTTGGTTAA